TCGTAGACGAGCTGGCTGAAATCGCCGGGCGGTGGAGCCGTCTTCCATCCTGCGAGCGTGAAGAGAAGCGCGTCGCGGACATTGCGCGGCACCACGCCTGGGTTTCCTGCCTCCTTCATCTTGCATTCGCGCGCCATCGTCAGCCAATCACCGGCCTGCGCGGCTGTCTGGAAATTTGGGAAGCTGAAGAGCGGGCCCATGGCCCAGGCCATGCTGAACAGTCCGAGCTGACCATCTGCTGGCCAGTCATCCAGATCAGCGAAAGGAACCCGTGCCTTTAGGGTGGTCTCGTCACTCGCCAACTTCCTCTTGCATAGGTTGTCGATGTCCTGAGGAGAGATCCGCAGCCGGGTGATCGCCTTCTTCTCGTCGATGGTGCTGTGCGCAGTGCCGCTGAACTTGACCTTTGTGTACTCGGCGTTGATCTCCGAATCGTCGGCCTGCACGAAGGAATCCTTGTCGAACCAGCCGAGCGTAAAAATGTCGGCCAGCGGAACCGGATTGCTTCCGAAATTATTCGGGTCGTCGGCGTCGAGTAGGTTCCCTACCCCGGTGGATACCAAGCTTTTGATGTCCAGATACATGAAGTTCAGACGGCCTTCCAGCGGTTCATTGAACGGCAAGAAGGCGGCGTCCACGCTCGGCTGCATAATGTGTTCCTCTCCCCTGATCGGTGGGCCGGTCCTCACCCGCAGGGCTGAGGACTGAGGTCAATGGGGCATCAAGGCTTCTTCCAGATCTGCAATGCTGACTGCACGTCATCAGCGAAGTGCGCGATGCTCTTAGTCACTCGGCAAGCAGGTTCGCCTCCCAGCATCAGCAAATCCAGGGCTCTTCGCTGCGCCGCCTTGAGTATTCGCTCGCTGGGCTTGGCTTAGCCAGCACGGTGTCAAGGGGGACGGGAGGAGAATCTGACCCGGCGTTCGCATGGCCTCGTCTCAGCGGGCCTGGCCTCGGGGCCGGTGACAGGCGCGGTCCTGCAGTTGGCGGGCGCCACCTTTCGAGGCATAGGCCTGCGCGTGCCCGTCTGTCGGTGGAGTCGGGCTCTCCCCCTGCTTTTCCTCGGTGAGATGGCACTACCACCCTCGACCCTGGCCGTCGTTCCGGCGTTGACCGGAGCGTGGAGAGAACATTGCTGCCTCGTTTCCGGCACGTGAGCCTCTGGTCTGCCAGCGCAGCCGGTCGGGCGCGGACACCGGGGTCTGCCTCGCCGCTCTGCTCTGCTGCCTGTACTGGTCGCGTTGAAGGCATGGGAGTCCTTGTAGCAGGTCGGACAGCTGCGGTGACGGGCTGACCCCGAGTTCCCGCTGAAGGTAGGCGTCGTAGTGCTGGTAACACCGGACCGCGCTGGCTTGGTTGCCTTCGGATAGATGGATCTCGATGATGATGCGGTGGGCGGTCTCCCTGACCGGATCGATCGCTGCGGCCGCCAGGGCAGCTTGGAGGGCGGACAGGTACCGCTGGGCGGATAGAAGCCGCTGGGCTAGGCCCTCAAGGGCGTACAGGCGCATTTGGTTCCAGCGTTCGCGGTCCAGGTGCAGCCAGTCGTCAGACCAGCCCGGCAGCAGCTCCCGAGTGAGCTCTTCTACGAGCGCCTCGCTGTCGGCGGACGGCGGTGCCAATCCGTCGACGATCCGGCGGGCCGAGTCGCGTATCCGCAACACGTCGACCCGGACCGTAGGCGACAGCCGCAGGCGCTGGCCAATGCAGTCGATCAGGGGGACGCGGCAGGCGCGGCGCGCCTGGCACAGGGCCGAGCGCAGGTTGGCCGCGGCACGAGGGCACGAATAGTCGGGCCACAACTGCTGTGCCGCCGCGCCGCGGTGGACCCCCACGGGGGCGAGGCCGAGGAACGCCAGCAACCGCTGTGCTCCAAGAGGTACGGGCACCCTGCTACCGCCGCAGGTGAGCTCGAAGACATTCAGCAGTTCGAGCGATACCTCGTTCGAAGCTTCGTTCCCAAACACATCCACTACTGTGCGTCCGGCATGTGCCAGACGCATCCCGTTGGTCCGCGCAGCGCCGCAGGTGACAGTGTGGCAGCCTGTTGCCCCGCTCTCTTTTGGGCTTCACCTATCGACCGTCGCTTCCTGCGACGATGACGCGCCGGTTATGC
This is a stretch of genomic DNA from Streptomyces sp. CG1. It encodes these proteins:
- a CDS encoding peptidoglycan-binding protein translates to MDAAFLPFNEPLEGRLNFMYLDIKSLVSTGVGNLLDADDPNNFGSNPVPLADIFTLGWFDKDSFVQADDSEINAEYTKVKFSGTAHSTIDEKKAITRLRISPQDIDNLCKRKLASDETTLKARVPFADLDDWPADGQLGLFSMAWAMGPLFSFPNFQTAAQAGDWLTMARECKMKEAGNPGVVPRNVRDALLFTLAGWKTAPPPGDFSQLVYDPGLKLDANMRSRNFPVPLNLVIGLQTALEILGHNPNGLDGVIGSDTMSALNAFQLANGLPPTAVVQTIDDVPQSTIDALAAGLDDAGAGHFP
- a CDS encoding BTAD domain-containing putative transcriptional regulator, yielding MRLAHAGRTVVDVFGNEASNEVSLELLNVFELTCGGSRVPVPLGAQRLLAFLGLAPVGVHRGAAAQQLWPDYSCPRAAANLRSALCQARRACRVPLIDCIGQRLRLSPTVRVDVLRIRDSARRIVDGLAPPSADSEALVEELTRELLPGWSDDWLHLDRERWNQMRLYALEGLAQRLLSAQRYLSALQAALAAAAIDPVRETAHRIIIEIHLSEGNQASAVRCYQHYDAYLQRELGVSPSPQLSDLLQGLPCLQRDQYRQQSRAARQTPVSAPDRLRWQTRGSRAGNEAAMFSPRSGQRRNDGQGRGW